Part of the Xanthomonas sp. SI genome is shown below.
TGTGCGGATCCTCGTCGGTCTCGACCTTGGCGTGGTGCTTGCGATGGATCGCCACCCACTCCTTGGTGATCATGGAGGTGGTGAACCAGGTCCAGAAGCGGAACAAGTGCGACAGCAGCGGATGGAAATCGACGCCGCGATGCGCCTGGCTGCGGTGCAGATACAGGGTCACCGCGAAGATGGTCAGCTGGGTGAACACCAGCAGTACCGCCAGCATGCCCCACCAGCCGACGTCGAGCAGGCCGGTACTGAGGAAGTCGAGGATCGCGTCGGACATTGCCAGAACTCCAGGCCGGTGAAGGCGTGCGCCAGGTTGGTATAGGAGACATGATGGGGCCAGTGGCGGCAAACTTCACCCATCGCCTGCGTACGGTATTCAGCCGCTGCGCGCTCTTGATCACAGAACGGTTTCACTTCCATGTCCGTCGCCATCCCCGATGCAACTCCCATGCCGGCCGCCGCGCCGCTGATCGAACTGGACCGCGCCAGCGTGGTGCGCGGCCAGGTGCGCGTGCTGCACGAGCTAAGCCTGCGCATCGCGCTCGGCCAGCACACCGCGTTGCTCGGCCCGAACGGCTGCGGCAAGTCCTCGTTCATCAAGCTGATCACGCGTGAGCTGTATCCGCTGGCGCGCGCCGGCGAAGCCGCGCCGGTGCAGGTGCTGGGCCAGAGCCGCTGGCAGGTGGACCGGCTGCGCAGCCAGTTGGGCATCGTCACCGGCGACCTCAGCGTCAATCTCGCCGACATGCCTGGGCTGGACGTGGAGAGCGCGGTGCTGTCCGGCTTCTTCGCCAGCTACGTGGTGCCGCCGCATCGCGAGGTGACCCAGGCCATGCGCGACCGCGCACGCGAGGCGCTGCAGCTGGCGCATGCGTTGCCGCTGCTGCAGCGGCCGTACGCGGA
Proteins encoded:
- a CDS encoding ATP-binding cassette domain-containing protein is translated as MSVAIPDATPMPAAAPLIELDRASVVRGQVRVLHELSLRIALGQHTALLGPNGCGKSSFIKLITRELYPLARAGEAAPVQVLGQSRWQVDRLRSQLGIVTGDLSVNLADMPGLDVESAVLSGFFASYVVPPHREVTQAMRDRAREALQLAHALPLLQRPYAELSAGETRRVLIARALVNRPQALLLDEPSTGLDLIARQHLLATMRGLARQGITLVLVTHHIEEIVPEIDRVILLRGGHVYADGTREELLADAPLSAVFGGPVRVRRDGATYSASVAEVE